From the Carya illinoinensis cultivar Pawnee chromosome 4, C.illinoinensisPawnee_v1, whole genome shotgun sequence genome, one window contains:
- the LOC122308331 gene encoding putative pectinesterase 63 — MTLKLTHLATLVSFLATLLVLQLIPTALCDANQTVAPNPESNLDAWIALNMQEYEQASKNIASNNALLASLSNAPMKIIKVRQDGAGNFKTVTDAVNSIPSGNKDRVIIYIASGKYREKIVVDRSKPFVTFYGQPGKTVTITYDGTAKKFGTWKSATVAIESENFMAVNIIFENSSPKPDPKKSDGQAVALRISGDKAAFYGCSFIGFQDTLCDDVGRHLFQGCFIEGSVDFIFGNGKSFYSNTTLKSVAQKLAVIASQATNGKSGDSGFVFVHCNIQGTGDMYLGRAWKETSRVIFAYTYMGSNINSDGWMKSPHQTSVFYGEYKCSGPGSAASKRKFGKILSDDQAKPFLSTTFIGGSQWLVPIPKIP; from the exons ATGACTTTGAAACTAACACATTTGGCTACTTTGGTGTCGTTTCTAGCCACATTGCTCGTTCTCCAACTCATCCCAACAGCTTTATGCGATGCCAACCAGACGGTGGCACCGAATCCAGAGTCAAACCTAGACGCATGGATTGCACTTAACATGCAAGAGTATGAGCAGGCTTCAAAGAACATCGCTTCCAACAACGCCCTACTAGCATCCCTTAGCAACGCTCCGATGAAGATCATCAAGGTCAGACAAGATGGTGCTGGAAATTTCAAAACGGTGACCGACGCCGTTAACAGCATTCCGTCGGGAAATAAAGACcgagtaattatatatattgctagTGGTAAGTACAGGGAAAAGATAGTCGTCGATAGGTCAAAGCCCTTCGTGACGTTCTATGGGCAACCGGGCAAAACAGTCACCATAACGTATGACGGTACAGCAAAGAAATTTGGGACCTGGAAAAGCGCCACGGTGGCCATTGAGTCTGAAAACTTCATGGCAGTCAATATTATCTTTGAG AATTCATCTCCAAAACCAGATCCCAAAAAGTCCGATGGACAAGCTGTGGCACTGAGGATATCAGGGGACAAGGCAGCATTCTACGGTTGCAGTTTCATAGGCTTCCAAGACACCTTGTGTGATGACGTGGGCAGGCATTTGTTTCAGGGCTGCTTCATCGAAGGCAGTGTTGATTTCATATTTGGAAACGGAAAATCTTTCTACAGT AACACCACCTTAAAATCGGTTGCACAGAAATTGGCTGTCATCGCATCACAAGCTACGAATGGCAAATCAGGGGACAGCGGGTTTGTATTCGTCCATTGCAATATACAGGGGACTGGCGATATGTACCTTGGTCGAGCATGGAAGGAGACATCTCGGGTCATATTTGCCTATACATACATGGGCAGTAACATCAATAGTGACGGCTGGATGAAGTCTCCGCACCAAAC GAGTGTGTTTTATGGAGAGTACAAATGCTCGGGCCCAGGGTCAGCTGCCTCCAAGCGGAAATTTGGAAAGATTCTTTCTGATGATCAAGCAAAGCCCTTTTTGAGCACCACCTTTATCGGAGGAAGTCAATGGCTTGTCCCCATTCCCAAGATTCCATAA